ATTGCCATGATCTGCCACCCTCTCGGCATCTACAAGGAGGGCAGCTTCCGGCTCAACAACGTGTACACGTACACCTCCATTATCATAAACATCAGCCTCACAATGGCGCTGTACTACCTCGTGCTGTTCGAGATTGAATGCAAGAAGGAGATGTACTACGCCAAGACATTCTTGAAGTTCCTCTGCATCAAGTCCATCATTTTCTTCAGCTACTGGCAGACCGTCTTTGTGAATCTCGCCTCATCGGCCGGCGTCATCTACCTTGGAGCGCATGAGGAGGAGATCGAGGCCACGGGCGCCGTTATTCAGGATCTGCTCATGTGCttcgagctgctgccggtaGCCTTCTTGCACCGTGCCGCCTTTGGCCGCAGAAAGCTGGATGATGAGATGGCCTGTGTCCCAGTGTACATGAAGGATAACAACACCGGCGACCTGCGCTCCAACGTGGATACGGCGCTGAACGTGAACGACATCATCGACGACACTTTCGGAACCATTTTCTTCCGCAAAGGCAAGCTGATTGACCAGGAGAATGGCGGCGAgagcgacgatgacgagaTAACCTACGGCGAAGGGGCTGGCAAGGcggacggcagcggtgaggGCGCCTCGCGGGGTCCGAGTGCCGGAGCGAGGTTCAACAGTGCCGAGGGTAGGCTGGCATTCATGGGCAACGCCGACGCCCTCGCGCGCGACCCTACACTGGAGGAGCTCGTTCACCACGCCATCGTGACGGACTACGGCATCCGCGTGGACGGCGTGCTCCATTACGACGCGGACAGCGATCGCGAGGAGCGAAATCAAGACATGAACTTCGCTGACACGGACGTCATCCTCCGCCGCTCCAAgcacgaggtggcgacgCAGGACGTGCGGGTCGACACAGACCTTCTCCGCTCGCACCAGGTGCCCCAGGGCGGCGCGACCCCGCAGATTTACTGCGTTGTGTGCGGCCGTTTTGATCGCGATATGGTGCGCCGGCGCAACGGGTACAAGTGCAAGGAGTGCGTCGGCTCGAAGAGtcagtcgctgctgcgccgccgccagcaggAGGTGATggaagacgacgaggtcGGGCCGGGACACACAGATGTTGTAGTGGCGGCGATGGATGCAACAGCAAATGTTTCCAGCGATGTCGTCGACAACCAGTGGCAGTTCCCGCCCGCTGTTGCGTCGACCGTGTCGCACCATGGCGCGGCGGTCGTaagcgacgatgacgaggatgCATCGTACGTGCAGCCAATGCCTACAGAGGCGAATGCGGACCTCGTCGGTGTGGCGCGTCTGCCTCAGGACACTACCGTGTCGGCACTCCCCGGCGCCACCGCATTGGCGGAGGGCTTTGCCAGCCTtcagcaggtgctgcgcgtcgccTTTCAGGGAGATGATACGAAGCCCACCGCGTTTCGGACCTCGACCGCGCCTCCGTCGCAGGCGGGGGTACCAccggctgccgcgtcgaGGGGACCTCctgcggcggtgacggcacCGTTTCCGGCCAGGCGGGGCAACTTCAATGGGGATTAGACGCGTGTACGGCTCCAAGACGCGCCCAAGCGCAAATCGGTGGCAGGGACATCAGCATCACTCTGCAACGGGGGCCTTtgtgcgcacgcatgcgtaCGCTTGTGTTTGCTTCGGTGTTGCCATCATTCCGGATCGACTACCTGTCTTCGATCTCTTCTACCTTCGATCCGTCCCCCGGGTGCGTCTCTGTGCTTCTGAGTCTGCAGATGGAGACGCTGATGTCGACTTCGCCTATTGGTCCCGTTCGCGGTTCTCCTTTGATCTCTTCCGCCTCCGCGGTGTGGTCCATTGCTGGCGTGCCGGATGAGAAGCAGCGAGCACGGCTTGCAGGGACAGGACGAGAAACACCACAGAAAGCGGAAGCGAGCAAGCAAAGAAACTTCATCCGGCCCAACAGCGGAACGCAAGCACGTTGGGATGACGGCGCAGTGCTTGGGAGTGGCCGTGGAGAGGCCGCGCCGGTTGCAGGCATCCACGGGTGCGTGTCGTGTCTGAGAAGCCTCGGACAAAACACATGACGATCACTGAAAATGGCTTCGTTTGAGGCGTTGCGGTACTGTCGCGCTCTTGCACGCTGTTGGCACGTGGGCGAGCGTGCTACCCTTCCTCGACCCCCATCTCTCCATGTGCCCCTACTCATGACTGGCCGATCTCGCCATGGCCCGTTCTTCTTCCTCGGCGGAAACGCAGCATGCACGAGCCCGCGCTCTCCTTCGCGGTGGTCACACTTCCGTACTTCGCTTCTCCGATCTGCTCATTTCCGTGTCCTCCATTTTCCCTTCGCAAACTCGACCCTCTGCACGCTGACGCGCAAAAACGTACGGAGGGACGGCacatcccccctccctccacccctcactcactcaccaccacaccaccacaccactcaccccccttcccccctgGCTCATAAGAAAAAAACCCCAAAATATCTCCTGTATATCTTCGATTCCCTGTGCGGCTTTCTTTTTgcctttgtttttgtgttgtttgtctgtctgtctgtctctctctctctctctgtgtttgtgtgtgtgtgacccacacggcgagcagcggcagcagctgcggagcTCCGCCCGAACACAAGCAAGCGAAGGGAGGGGTGcagtgtgtgcaggtgcacggGTGTGACCAGCGTTGACCGACAGAGGGCGCGCGGTTCGAACCAAAAACGCATGCCACGCACAGCACGCCAGCGTCGCGCGTCCGTTTAGGtctccctgtctctctccctccccccttacTCGCTTACTCGTTCTCATCTTTGCTGTTGACACTTTTGGGCTTTCAATTTCGCaccagcgcgcgcgctctctctctcgcgctgtGCCACACACGCCGCAGGATGCCGGTGGAAATCGCAAACAGCGACGATGTGGACTTCTCGCAGTACTGTGTACTACAGAGCAATGATCATCCGCCTGTAGAGTTCAAGGTATCGCGCGAGTCGGCCAAGATGTCGGGGCTGCTCAGGGACATGCTGGAAGACCAGGAGGGCAACGAGGCGATCATCCCCATTCCGAACGTGTCAGGGCAGACGCTCCGGCTCGTGCTAGAGTACATGGAGTATCACTGCGGCAACCCAGCGCAGCCCATCGAGAAGCCGCTGAAGACGACGATTGAGTCACTCGTGTGCGAGTGGGACAGCAACTTCCTCTTCAATCAGCTTCTCAAGAACCACGACGAGAAGCAGCACGAGGTGCTCATCGACGTCATCATGGCGGCGAACTTTTTGAACGTGCGCGACTTGCTCGATTTGACGTGCGCCTGCGTTGCAAGCATGATCCGTGGCAAGACGGCGGAGCAGATTCGCGAGCTGTTCAACATCGAGAACGACTTCACAccggaggaggaagagaagatTCGCGAGGAGAACCGCTGGTGCGAGGAGTCTTAGAATCGTCAAGTGAAGCTGATCGCGTAACGTGCGCCTGCATGCACTTCAGTGTCTATTTGAGTATGAGTGCGTGCTTTTTCCGCTGCTTCCGtctgcgctctctctcgccccttCCTTCGATACCAGTTGTACAGTAAGGTCTGCTCTCGCTAATACTCCCCATCCCCTCTTCTCGTGTCTTTGTGACACCAGTGAAgtgctggcgtgtgtgtgcgtgcgcactcTTCTAGTATCTGTTCTGCATGACCTCCGCCGAGGACACGGCgcaagggagagggggacccacccacacacgccaacacTGACATTGGCACGTGCACGCATATgcaaagagagggagagagtcACGATAAGTAAGTGGACTGCGTTGTTGCATCCGACTCATGCGTGCTCGTGGGGTGTGTACGGGTCGACGGATTCGGCTCATTGCGGGGTGTTACTCCCTGGTGGTGCATGGCCGTAACACCCTCATAGAGGGGCGTCAAGCGGGGCCGAAAGGCCGGACCGATACGAAGGAGCCGGAggcgttttcttttcgcgtTGGGGGGAGTGTGAGGAGTGAGAGCGACGTGCGATGTGCGCGCTGATACGCAGCTCATCACCGCTCTCCGCCTGAATATGTTTTCTGTTTGCCCCCACCGCACCCCGGCCCAGCCACCTCTTTCTTGAAGGCACTGCGTACCTCGTTGCCGTTCTCCCTTTGGCTGGCTGATTTCTGGGCTCTTTCTTGTatgcgtcgtcgtcctgtGCTTgggtgtacgtgtgcacTTGCTTGAGGTTCGTCTGGCTGGCTCGCTGCCTGAGTTTTGCTTCCACgcgtgtgagcgtgtgtgtatgtgtgtgtatgtgtatgtgtatgtgtatgtgtgtgtgtgtgtgtgtgtctcggcGTTTTCCTTCTGTTTCccgttttgttttcctttgtcCTTTgttctcccccttttccttgTCTTCTTCGTCTTGCGCGGGCGCGGTACCGAGTGTCGCGCTGGAGAAGtgctgcctgcctgcctgcttGCTTGCTGTTGTGGCTGTCGTTGGGTGTCGTGGcgcaggggggaggggtgtgcAGATGCGCATGGGGAGAGGCATGTAGGCAAAGCAGCGTCGCACGCGCTCCTCttgtggtggtcgtggtgtACGCCAGCATGTTCGGCATTGCCATTGGCTGAGtctcctcttcgcctctctctgttgcttcttttcctctcttCTCACGAGTGGGGTAGAGGGGACGGGTTGCCGTGTGCACGCCTGCCTGGTCACGTGTTGCCAtcgccgtgcgcgcgtaagacgcacgcacacacgcacacacacacacacacacacacacacacacacacaggcatgcGTGAAGGCACAGCGACCAGCTTCCCTCTTCGTGtcgcagagagggagggggagggggaaggggcgcgAAAGGCAGGTGAGCGCGACGCCGGAAGGTCCTTCGCCGCCAGCGATGATGCCGGCCGTGCCTCAACGAGCGCCGTTTTTCCTCCTGGCGCTCTCAGCGACTTCTGCGACTCGCATCGGCCCTTCCTGCAACGTCCTCTTTCCGACTCTCCATATATctatgtatatatacatatatatatatatatatatgtatacgtgtgcgtgtgtgtgtgcgcgcatggaCAGGCTCGGCCACGAGCTGCGTCTTGCTCTGCTACAACTGTTCTGGCTGTCGTCATTTGCCGTGATGTTCTCTGAGCCCTTCCCCACCACTGCCTCTCGCACGCCTTGAATGGGCTGCGGCGGGGGCGACGGCTCGACCTTCGGACGAGGAGCGGAGGCCTTCCCCTCCGCATCATGGCGCCATGCGGGTCAGGGAAGTCCCCTCGCCGCGGGTTTCGACAAAGCATGGGGCGCGCACTTCACCGCACCCAGCGCGGAAGGACAGGTGCGCACGGGTGATGAGCGATGAAGGAAAAGGTGCGCAcggaaaagaggaggagaagagggcacCGAGCGGCCTGTCGCCATCGTCGAATGCGACGGAACGGACGGCACGCTGCACGCACGAGcagacacgcagacgcgcggCCACACGCGGACACCGAGGTGCgacatgcgcacatgcgcgtaGACGAGTCGAGACGAGTTTCTTTTTCATCTTTTTTCCTCCGTCTTTTCGTGTCTTCAACGCCTCTTTTCTCCGGATCAGTAAACGCCAATGCGCCAACACAGCACACCGAAGAAAGAAGTAGGAACGTGCGTGGgagggcgagcgagcgaggcaacgtccccccacccctcccacctccctcctcctgctccctccacagggagaggggggatCGCGTCTtgcctcctttttcttcgcttGACGGAGCAGCTCATCTTCACGAgaatgcgtgtgcgtggacATCTTTTTCCCTCTCACTTTCTCGACACGTGGTGCTTACCCTGCGtttcgcctcctcttcgcggCTCGATGAAGCGCGCTCTGtagaggagggggatgggAGGGCAGAGATGGGAGGGCGGCGGGAGAGATGGGCGAGGGCACCACCCGTTGCGTGCACCCCTCACCGCCCCAACTGCCTACGTCTCCTTTCCGTGTGCAGCAAGCATACGCAGAggcctgcagctccgtctTTCCCTTCTCGACAGCACGGCCGCCTTTCTTGCTACACCCTTTGTTCCTCCCCGACTCTTTCTCTGCTCTCTGCCCACTGGGATCCCGGCTTCTGCGATCTGGCTCCGCGCGCCGCGTTCGCGACTCTCCGCCGTTGACGCATCACACAtccctcgcctccttctccatcatGTTTTCGCACACCCCCAACGCCAACGCTTGGTATTCTCACGGCATTATTGGCGcaacacacactcacacacttACAAGCCTCTTGAGGGAACACACCGTCGTACGCCCGCCTTGGACTGGCTGTCTCTCTATTCCCCGCCACCTTCATGTGTAAGTAGGTACTTGGTATCTCGCCACCCACTTGATCGCGTTAGAAGGTAGCGCCGCGTTAAGCAGAGCTTACGACTGTCCACGGTGGTCGCCGTTGTGGATACGCACAGCAAATCGGGTTTCCTCActcgcgtcgccgcggccgccccCCTACCCCTCCCAccgtccctctccccgctGCCCTACAGCCCTCTCCGTCTGGTAATcctcgcgccgctgcttttCGTCGTCTCTTCCTTGTTCCCTTAGTGCCTCTGCTAAACCATTTTCGAGGCTGCAGGAGTGCTAACGagtgccaccaccgctcccGTCTCTCAACGAAGAGACTCTGTGAAGCACTCTCCGCCCTTGTCCGTCTCttttgtttctttttttccttgTTTGCTCTGCCCCGTAAGCACGATAACATATTTCTCCGATACCCTTCCACGAGGTgttggtgcgtgtgcgctgctgctgctgctggtccAAATCCTTTCGATATTTGGGCCATCccttatatatatatctatatattTCGCGTCTGTGTCGAGCGCAGACTCGTCGATTCAGGTCAGcacggggagggggtgtgccGTTTCGCCTGTTTTGTGctgcttttcgttttctccgTTGTCGCCCTCCCCAAAGGAAACGACACATTCTCACGTTGCTTTTCGTGCTTTCTTCTCGCTCTCGTTTCTTCATCCCCGTCTTCTCGCGGCACGGCGGTGTTTGGCTGCTGTCGGCCCGGGGAACGCGGTGTAACCACGACACTCTCGCCCActcggtgcgtgtgtgcgttgaCGACTTACTCTTGCCggccctctcttccctttgCCCGCATTTCGATTGGCTGCTTGTGGTGTGTCAGCGAGAGGTTTTGTGACGGAGCGAGTCTTTCGCTCTTCAGCCCCTCGCTTTCGGCTCTTCTCGTGAGTGTGTAGCTGTGACGTtccgtgcgcgtgtgtgtgcgtgtgagccCTCTCCCGCCGTCTTCCCTTGAGTCTGAGGTGCGGAGAAGAACGCAACCTCGACGTGTGACACGGCCCCCTTCCGAGGCATGAAGGGAGCGGAGTAGCACAGCGGAGgccaacgcacgcacagacgatCAGCGCTGCTACCATTCGCTGCGGACACGCCCACCGGCTCGCCTGCGCGCAGGACGACGCGAGACCGTCGGCACCTGCGGAGACACAGCCCCTTTCTCCATCCCAGAAAAGCGGTCGGCGGTGCAACGTCGCTTGAGACGCAGAGCGAGCGGATCGGGGACGCCTCCTCGGGTAGTGTAAGCGCGATCAGGATCTTTTCTGTTCCGGGTGAGTGTGTGCTtgtcggcgcagctggagccGGATAAGCTGCCAACGTATTTTCTCTCGCCACGCACCGAGAGACGTGCAGGGCGCGTTGAGCGACGGCCCCCAAGAGGACGAAGCACGCAGCAGAGTCAGGCAGAACTTCGGCGCTGTAACAGTGACGCATCCGCCGGAAGggaagcgagagaagaggaggcggcgcatcGACGCGAGAGGGACTACACATCTGTAATCGGCGACACgtcaaggaggcggcggtggttaTTGCCAAGCAGACGTagcaccctccccccatctAGCCAgacacagcggcgccgagaCGCAGTAGTGTGCAGTGTAGGGAGGAAAGGCAGCTCAgcttctgcctctctctccctcttccggCACTCGTGCTGCCgtctttgctgctgcgcacccccgccccgcccctctctgcatctctctctgtcccttGCCATCTACCTGTGTCGACCCGTCTCGCACACGTTTttagtgtgtgtgcgtgctctcCGGTGAGTCCTTGCATTCAGTTGTTGGGGCAACAGAGTGGGACGCCCCCATCTATCGATTGATCGATCgatctatatatatatttatcGTTTCATCTGTTATTTTGCTCCTCTGAGCTTTCTGAAATCGGCCCAAATCGGCACCTGTGCCTTTCCTGGGAGActtccttcccccccccttcaccctccacccccagcttgtgtgtgtgtgtgtgtgtgtgtgcttagTGCAGCACTTCGGCACCCGCTCATAGCGTGCCACGGAGAGAGCCgcaagacacgcacgcggacGGTAAAACCCGTCCGTGACCCGAACCGTCGCGCGTGGCGCAGTGGCAAAACAGGATTCCTCGTACAAGGCGCAGCTAGAGGCGATGGACAGGGACGACAGCAGGACACAGGGCGAAGGCGCCGCCCCAGCGAGGTTGAGCTTGCCTCCGTGGAGAAGTGCACGTGAGACGGCGCTGTGCGATGACACGGAGAACTCGCCGGACAACTGTGCGGTGCAGTGGCCCCGGCAGCACACGTCTGTGAAGCCGCTCGATGATGGAGGGGTTCAGAGCGGATCAACCAGAAGTGCGCAGCGTGATCCGGGGGACGGTGGGGTCGAGCTGCGGCACGTGAACGAGGCCGACAAGAGCGGCGCCGGCTtcggtggcggaggtgatTCGCACAAAGGTGGTCTCGCACGACAATCCGGCGATGCGCTGGAGGACGGCAAAGACAGGTACGATGTCTACATGCGCGCGACTGAGGCACAACGCCGCTCG
The genomic region above belongs to Leishmania major strain Friedlin complete genome, chromosome 11 and contains:
- a CDS encoding putative S-phase kinase-associated protein; the encoded protein is MPVEIANSDDVDFSQYCVLQSNDHPPVEFKVSRESAKMSGLLRDMLEDQEGNEAIIPIPNVSGQTLRLVLEYMEYHCGNPAQPIEKPLKTTIESLVCEWDSNFLFNQLLKNHDEKQHEVLIDVIMAANFLNVRDLLDLTCACVASMIRGKTAEQIRELFNIENDFTPEEEEKIREENRWCEES